A region of the Primulina eburnea isolate SZY01 chromosome 7, ASM2296580v1, whole genome shotgun sequence genome:
TCATAAACCACTAAAAACCATCCATTTCTATCTTGGAAAACCACGTAAATAAGACTAAATGTTCAATTTGCTGGCATAGAACTTCAAAATGGACATTGTTCCCACCATCTCTTTTACATGCACTTCAAAATTAGTTAGTTCCATTTATTTAGGAAAGAGGAAAAATTTATCCAACAAAACGAGACATAGTTTCAAGCTACCTACTTGTTAGTTGCTGGAGCATTCCAACTGATTATCAAACCCATGATAACAACCACTAAACCATGCATTGCCGCGGTGGATGGATCGTCAGGCAACCCCAATATCAGAATTGCAGCTAAAGGGATAGCAGAAGCAGAGCTTATCTGTGAAAGAATAATTCTACCAGAATTTGGTAGACGTTTAGCAAGAAAATCACCCATCATTCCACCAAACAATCCCCCGAGAGATCCAGAAATATTAAAAAGAGTCAAGATTACTGCTGTTTTTTTATGGGAGAAGCCAATAAGTTCCAACCACATCGGAGCAAAGGACAGAGCCGACCAAGGGAACGATCCTGATACACCTTGAGCAATTAGTATTTGGAAGGAGGGAACTTTTATAATGGCTTTTGCTTCTTTAATCAGGTCCTTAACTTCTACATGGAATGGTTTTTGTGGAGGTTGATCCTTCATTTTACCATCGGCATCAAAAAACCGAGGATCATTGGCAAAGAGGCCCACTAAAATGCCAATAAGAACACTTAAGATTCCAACTAGGTGAAAAGCAATTCTCCAACCAGGGATACCCATGAATGACGAAGATGCTATAAGTACGGAAAGAAGTCCACCAATAATGGAACCTAGGTTTCCAGTCAACTGTAACCAACCAAAAGCGGTGCCACGATTGCTTTCATCGGTTGAGTCAGCAACAAGGGACTGGATTGCAGGAGTAACGATGGCAAGTCCAATCCCGTTCAGACCTCTTGAAATTGCAACCTATTAAACAAGATAAATCAGCTAAAACATCCTATAAGGCAAGTTATGGTATGGAAGAAAATATAGTGGCATGTGTTACATgatttcaaaatataaattatactcCATCCTGCAACTACAGTTATTGTTGATTTGCATGACTCATGGAGCTGATTCAGTTTAGTTTACTACTATAGTATATTATAAGAACCTAGTTATTTTAGTATAAGGATTCTCTCGATCCTAGTTTTATAGTTTTAGTAGGAATAAGTTTGAGTCTCAATAAATAGTGACCAGGCGAGTCATTATAGAATAGAGAGAACACATGAAAAcaaataagaaataaaataatttcaggAATTCCCCAATAAATTCTAAATGTTTCATATATTCTTTGAAGTCTAGAATttgtttttctcatcattcttTTACTTTTCCTtccaaaatatacaataaaatGGTATCAAGAGCCACATTCTTGAGAGATATGTGAGATTTAAACATTTTCAGAATGAGTTCATAAAGTTTTTACATTGCGATTGCATGTCCAATGTTTGATGAAACGTATTATCAATTGTGGGCTGTAGGAAAGGACACATATCTGAATTCTAATGATTTGTGGGAAGCTGTTGAAGAAGAATAAGAAATTCCAGACCTATCAGACCATCCAACcattgcaaaaaaaaaagaaaaaaaagaagaagaagcaaAGAACATCAAAAGACCTTGTTTGCAGTAGTCTCAAGTGTCATAGGGCCTACACACACTGCACCTTGAAGTAGCGAGCGCTATCGCCACTATCCTCGTGTAGCGTCACTATCATAAAAGCAAAGCTAcgaaacatttttttaaagtgACGCATATTTTGTAAGCCCATTTTGCACAATTTTTAAGCTCAATTCTATTTCAATTCAACATTGCCTCTCCTCTTCTGTTTCAATCTTCTTCGCTTCTCTCAATCAGCCCTAACATAAACCCTACAATTTCCACTGCTTCTCCTCTTCTATTGCTAGTGGCTGGCCGGCCGCAGGACTTAATTCACGCCGTCAGGCGTCACCAAATATATTCTTCTCAcggttctctctctctctctctctctctcttttctgatttttagtttttttgACATGGTCTTAGGTTTTTgctgaaaattatatttttcggcATTTCTTGCTTTTTTGTGTCTTGTATGATATTTTAatgaataaacttaaaataattttatattttacaataatttcgtttttctcatttacaataattttcagattttaattaTTCTATTAAAGGTTTTTCAATAATTTTCAAACTTTACTTTTCTTAATTTTCAGATGTTAAAACTTTTCTTAATTTAAAGATATTTCAATACTCACAATGAAAAGTtattttttcttacttttcatagtttaaaaaatgtaaaacttacaagaagatataagaaaaaaatattggatGAAACTATGGGAGGATGGTCAACTCAGACAAGAATGCTGCTTGAATATTATGCAACTTTTGCCAAAAAGTTATGAAGGGTGAGATAACAAGGCGCAAACGACATCTTGTTGGaggatttaaaaatataaaaacctTAGCGGATGAATGATGCGAGGATCACATTCAATGCGGTCAAACATGACAACTTCAAGTCAATGATCGAAGCAATTGGACAGCATGGTCCGGGGATGAAACTACCTAGTTACCATGAGGTGAGAGAACTTCTTTTAAAGGAGGAGATCAACCATTCAAAGCTGATTTTGAAACAAAATGAAGAGGAGATGACGAAAAATGGTTGTATTTTAATGGTTGCTGGGTGGATAGATAGAGAGAGGAAATCACTTATCAATTTCTTGGTGAATACCCCAAAAGGCAACTTGTTTATTGAATCAGTTGATGCATATAGCTAGCTATTCTCACACTGGTGAGAAGATGTTTGAGTTGCTTGACAAGTTTGTGCAAAAATTTAGCGTGAATAATATTGTTCAAGTGGTCACCGACAGTGCATCAAATAATGTTTATGATGGTGATAAAATATAACATACTAAGTTACAACATATTTTAACTTTCATTAATTAGTTTGATTAACTAACGTATCCTGGTCTTGTTCTTTACTGGAAAGAAGTTAGATGGAGAAATATCCAAACTTATATCGGGCCCGTGTGCGGCACGTTGTTTGGATTTGATGCTTGAGGATTTGATGAGGGCAGCTGAGCGGGCAATCGATGTTAACGGATATATTTACAACCAAACTATACAGTTGAACATGAGGAGAGAGTTCACAAGCCAAAGAGACCTTATCAGGCCAGTGAAAACTCGTTTTGCCAATGCTTTCTTGACTAAAGAAGCTTTCAGTAGCATAAGCAAaatttgagaaatatttttacTTCAGAAAATTGGACAAAGCAAATTCGTTAAGGAACACTCTGGTAAGAAAGCATAGAAAATTATATCGATGCCTTCGTTTGGAACTCTATCATTTATGTTATGAAAGTTGGTAACCCATTATTGGACGTACTTCGGTTGGTGGATGGGGAGAAGAAGCCTGCCATGGGTTATATATACGCGCAATAGATAGGGCTAAGGAGAAAATAGCAAAAGCCATTGGTAATAATAAAGATAGGTACAAATATGTTTTTAAGATAATTGACAATAGGTGGCAGTCGCAGCTCCATCAAGACTTGCATGCAGCGGGTTATTTCTTGAACCCCGAGTTCTCAAATTCTAAGATAGAACAAGATGAAGAAGTAGTTACGGGGTTGTACAATGCAATCAATAGGTTGACTCATGATCCTGAGACGAGAGAAAAATACATACTGGGTTGTTAAAATACAAACAAGCCGAAAGACTTTTTGGGAAGGAAGTTGCAATCGAAATGATAAATGTTATATCACTGGGTATGAAAATATGTTTTAAGGACAAGTTTTTCctattttttgaaataaattcaatgagaaatatTAATATAACTATTGACATTAACTAGCAGCATGGTGGAACTCATATGGAACTTCGACACCAAAGTTGCAAAGACTTTCCCAGAAGATACTCAGTTTTACTTGTAGCTCTTCTGGTTGTGAGCGCAATTGGAATGTGTTTGAACATGTAAGCATTTATAGTATTACAATTTTTATTTGCTATTAATGTGAAGTTTTAAGAATTCGTTCCCGTGCCTCGTGCCTTGATAAACATGTATAAATAAATGCAGCTTCATTCCAACAAAAAGAATATATTGGAGCAAAAACACCTGAATGATTTGGTGTTCATCAAGTACAACAGAACTCTAAGACATAGATACGATAGTCCTGATACCATCGATCCTATCATATTGAGTAAAATAGATGATAACAATGAATGGTTGGTAGGGAGACCGAAGGATGAAGAGCCTGACTTTGTTCATGATGTTGATGATTTGACTTGGCAAGATGTTGTAGGAGTATATGAAGCTCCTTGTGCATTGAGAAAATCCAAAGGGGCCTCGAAGGCAACCCCTACACTACGCGTCGAAGGCAACCACATCTACATCTACAGGAACTCGAAGGCGGTCACGTCTAAGTCTAGAAGGAAAAGACCAATATGAACATCTACTACACTCTTGCAAGTGAAGAGGATGAATTCGACTTTGACGAAGAAAGTGAAGAAGAGAGTGATGCCGAGCGTTATGCAATTTCAAATGAAGAAGATGCTCTCGATCATGATGAAGATGAATTTTAAAGTATATTTTCCTAGTTTTAGAATTGAGGTTTTGTATGCTTTGaacttatatatttgttatttaaGCATGAACTGTTGAATTGATATTACTATAtgctatatattatatatttatggcACTTTACTTTCAAATACCCTTGCTACGTGCGGTTGACAAACTATGGTCTCAACCTCTGTTTTTACCAGAATAATGACACTTAAAACAACCGAGGAAATTTTAGGATTTCTTGAAGCAAAGAAGGATCAAATAAATGCGAGGGTTGAATTTGATTCGAGAATTTGAGATGCAAAAGATGAAAGAATAAGAAATAATCGAGAATATTCTGACAAACTTCTCAATATTATCAACAAAACAAGATTCCTTGCTACAAGTTTTTCTAATACTAAAACTCTTCAAAAGATCTTAGTATTCTGGAAAAAAATTGAAGCCACGATTTCATCATTGCAAAACTCAAAAGATCTGTCATGTACCTTGGTAGAGTTATCGAATGCATGCAGACACGAACAAATGAAACTTCTGAGGCAAAAACATTTGGTGAGGGTGATTTCCAAGACAAATCACATAACAAATGAAACTTCTGAGGCAAAAACATTTGGAGAGGGTGATTTCCAAGACAAATCACATAACAAATGTTAAGGAAAGAACAAGAAAAGAAATGACAACACTAGAGTCTTTCCACCTTGCCCTTATTGCAGAAAACCCAAACATCCACAAAACAAGTGTTGGTGGAGTCCAAAAGCAAGATACCATAAGTGTGGATAGTTAGGGCACGTGGAGATGATATATGCAAGACTTAACAAAAAGGTGAAGCAAAAGTTATTGAAGATCAACCTCAAGAGAAGTAGTTGTTTGCAGCATCATGCTTTGCCACCAATAAATCTACAGAAAGTTAGCTCATAGATAGTGGTTTACCTAAATTGGAGGAGCTTCCTAAATGTTTTGCTTGTCATTATAGGAAACAAATAAGGCTTCATTGTCAACAAAACAAGGCCTGGATGGCTACACGAAGGCTACAGTTAAACCACGCAGATGAAAAAGGACAAAAGGAACAATCATCACTAAATAGCAATGCAGGCAATGAAAATCATTCGACAGCACCATATACTCCTCGACAAAATGGAGTTGTGGAGAGGAAAAAACTGACAATTATGGAGACAACCAAGTATATGCACTGTGCTAGTAAAATTCATCTTCAATTAGCAAAAAGAATTCACATATATGTGAAGCCGTGAAGGGAACAAAGCTATTTGTAGCCAACAAAAACAAACCTTCTGACATCATCAATATACCGTGCATGAACAAAGCAAGTTTTTTTGCGTTCTTTGATTGGTTTTGGGAAAGAAGATGAATTCTTCCAGGAAAAATCTTGGAGTTGAAGCTTCGGAGCCTAGGAAAAGTGATGATTTACATGACTCATGAAGCTGATTCAGTTTTATCTACTACTATATTTTAGGATTATggaaatttttatatattagaaGAACATAGTTTTTTTTATGACGTGGGAACACACAGCCGTTATCTTTCGGTGTGTGCACAATAAACCCTCAGACTAACACAATAGACTGCAAACCACGTTAACCGGGTAAATTATAAGAACCTAGTTATATTAGTATTAGGATTCTCTGGTTGTAATATGATTCTAGTTCCAGAGTACTAGCATGAATTAGTTTGAGTCTCCATAAATAGTGAATAGATGAGTCATTATAATGTAGAAAGGacgcatgaaaaataaataagaaataaaataaattcagAGTTCCCAATAAATTCTACATATTTCATATATTCTTTGCAGTCACAATTTCGTTTTCTCGCTTATTCTTTTGCTTTTCTTTCCAAAATATCCAACATTTATTAAAGGCACAAAGGTCCATATACGCCCAGAGCCTAGGCCCCAAAGCTCAAATCTCAATTTGAGTGACAAGTCTTAAAAATAGATacattaataaatttattatacaAAACCACGAAGAAAAAAAAGACAAATCTACTATAAGAGTAAGCACATGTTAATGAAAACAAACTTTTACCTCAAACTGCACAATCCCTATATCCGAATCACGTTTCAAATGGAGCCTAGGCCTTAAGGCACACACCAAGATGCTAGCTTGTCCATGGTGTGTAGTGTGTACCTAATTAAAGGGATATGGATTGGCATTCATCTAAGCACAAAAACTGGGACTCGTTGCACCTTGAGCCTATCCACACGCTTAGTAAGGTTTTAATAACTATGTTTGCACCAATTTCATTTTGACAATTCTAGCAAATTAAATCACTTTTTTGGAGTTGACAATCACATAACATACGAGTTCCGCCCACGAAAAAGGGAtgaaagaaaattaaatgataaaGCAAAAAAGACCAGAGAGGAAGATGCAACTTATTCTATGAGTAGAGCTTAAATGCAAAACTGAGTACCCTTGCTCGCTCCAGGATGAACAAAGAACTAGCCTGTCGGGCTTTCCCTTGCCCAACATGAAGATCAAACACATTATATAAGTATGCTAGTCAATTGTTGTCATAATATCACTTTCTTCACGAAATTAGTTTAATAAAACTTATAAAAGCTTTATATTTTTACTATTGCTTATTTAGCAGCAGGACATCACATTGCATAAGCTCAAAATAAAATCCAGTCCTGCTAGTTGAACTTCGCGCAAAGAAGGCCATAAATACTCGAAAAAGAAAAGGACAAGAAAAATATAAACCCAAACATAATTTTAATTTCTATATTAGATGATCAAATCACAAATGTAGTCAGAGTTTTCAGTATTTTACCGCAGATAAATTGCCGTGAAATATAAAAGCTAAAACATGTTTTCCTCTGGCGCATTTCCTTAGAATCAAAACGATTTCTTTGATATTTCCCTCGTTAATCTCAGCAGAAAAATTCCAAATCACGAAAGAATCTTAATGCGCATGCCACTCCATAATAGataaaaaaaagtatttttttacGGGTTTGCAAGGCGACCAACCTCGGCAAAGGTAGAAGAAATGGCGACGAGGAAAGTAGCCGCGGCCCAAAGGATTGCGCCGAGAGCAATAACCTGCGTGCGGTTGTGACGCACCGACAAGTAGGCGGCAAGCGGGTAGCAAGACGACTGAACGATTGATCTGAAGAGAGTCAACGAGCCGAGGCGCGTGGGATCTGCGTGCAGCGCAGCACCAACTTCTTTGTAAACCCCCGGCAGCAAGGATTCATCTGCCCTTTCCATTATACCAGCTAGATTCACAAGAATCAGGGTCACTGCTTCTGATCTCATCGCTTTCAGCTTATTTAACGAAATCTTCGCGGTGGCTACGCATCAGCGGCGGAGCTGACAGTAGGCGAAGTTTTTCGGTGGTGCATCTGAACTCTGAATTGGATAATTACGAGATTTCCGGGGGTAGACTTTTCTCTCTGGAATTTTCCGAGAGAATCTTGATTTGGCGAGTGGTCAAACAAATTCAAGATTTACGTATCATGGCAATATCGGAGACATAAATCTATCTAAATATATATTTCTTGCTCCCGCTTTTTAGGAATTAATTCCGTAAATGCTGTCAGAAGTAAACGTGCGTGGTGACAACCTCATATTACTTACCATGTTCGgaaaatttaacaatttattaaattcatattgacaaaaaaaaaaaacattaaaataaaattaagctAACGTAGTTTGATACTAGAAAAGAAAATTACTAAAAGGAAAACCTCACTCCACTCAAATCCTATCCAAAAAATCAACATGTCTTTTGTGAAATTGTCTCATAAATAATACGAGTCAACTCAATTCATATTTATTTAAcgtaaaaaacaatattttttcatgaatcagATCAGATTAAATATacgtttcacaaaattgattcgTGAAATCATCTTACGACAACTTTTGTGCCAAAAAATAGAGTAAATAGTTTTCATCCCAGTTATTAACATATCAGACCAAAACATCTACTGCTCAATTAATAAAGTTATGATGCAATTGTCCAAAACTAAATATTCATTGAAttattgtttaatttttttagtttcAAATGGATTAACATAATTATGCGATCGATGATTTTATAGGTGAATATACAAAGcataaattctttcaaattaaaattattgaacatcgtgcagtgattgatttaACAAAACACTGTTTTGTCCATAACCcatctactaattttttttattgggtTTTTTGTGAAATTAGCATAAAATCTTACTCCTCCGGATTATATTACTTATTCCACCCAAAACCAGTAACGTACAATTTAAGCacaaaaaaaatctaatttCTGAAACTATATACGTCCGACGATTTTAATACAAATTTTTCAGATGAGCAAGCCAAGTATCAATCCAACGACAACAAAGAAATCTTAGATT
Encoded here:
- the LOC140836981 gene encoding uncharacterized protein, coding for MRSEAVTLILVNLAGIMERADESLLPGVYKEVGAALHADPTRLGSLTLFRSIVQSSCYPLAAYLSVRHNRTQVIALGAILWAAATFLVAISSTFAEVAISRGLNGIGLAIVTPAIQSLVADSTDESNRGTAFGWLQLTGNLGSIIGGLLSVLIASSSFMGIPGWRIAFHLVGILSVLIGILVGLFANDPRFFDADGKMKDQPPQKPFHVEVKDLIKEAKAIIKVPSFQILIAQGVSGSFPWSALSFAPMWLELIGFSHKKTAVILTLFNISGSLGGLFGGMMGDFLAKRLPNSGRIILSQISSASAIPLAAILILGLPDDPSTAAMHGLVVVIMGLIISWNAPATNNPIFAEIVPERARTSIYALDRSFESILSSFAPPVVGILAQQVYGYKPLPEGSADSKIIETDRENAASLGKALYTAIGIPMAICCVIYSFLYCTYPRDRDRAKMDALIESELQQIDTDDSALIQEYNQLRVSESGRSNGKDRTVIDVGYEADGSVDLSENDEQRLLSRDLAFSDAHKL